A stretch of DNA from Bacteroidales bacterium:
CATCTTTCTTAACAACGGAGTAATAGCCCACAGCTGCCTTTTCGGATTCTTTGTAGTACCTGTTTTTCAGGCTTTCATCCCGACTGCCTGCAAAGGGCAGAAGCAGCACATCGCCCATTTCACTGATTCCTGTCCCACTCAAGCGGGTTTGCGAGAAACCAAGGATGATGCTGTCATTATACTGGTATCCGCTGGTATAGTTCCAGCCCTGTCCGGTATTGTCGGGGCCGGGCTGAACCATTCCAAAGGGCAGGGAAGGGCCGGGGAAAGTATGGCCGGTGCCCTCGGTTCCTATAAATACATTCACATACCGGGCGTTTCCCTGGCCTGCTGCCATCATAACCCACGCCATGACAAAACTCAGAAGTGCAGTCCTCATCCTGCTATTTTTATAATACACAAATATGAAAGGATTTTGCAGGGAAACATTTAACCGGATTGTCATAAAATTGTGTAATATTACCATCCATGATTCATGAAAGTAGATTATTTTGATAATATAGGCAAATGAAACCCTCGTTTGAACAGCTGACAAAAGGGATAGGGAGTTCCATTTCGGTGACAGGACTGAGTTTGCCGGGGTTTGAAGGGCCTTATCATTTTCACCCTGAAATGGAACTTACCTGGATTCAGCAGGGTACAGGGAAGCGCTATGTGGGCAGCAAAGTTTCGGAGTTTGAGAAGGATGACCTTGTCCTGCTGGGTGCCAATATTCCCCATTGCTGGAAAACTACGGGTGAAACACCTGAGGGCAGTGCCCGTGCCATGGTCATACAGTTTCGGCAGGATTTTGCGGGCGATGCTTTTCTGAACCTGCCGGAACTGGGTAAGATTCAGAAGTTATTTGAAAAAGCGAAAGCCGGGATTTTAATCAAGGGAAAAACCCGGAAGCAAATCATTACCCTCCTGAAAGCCTTGTCGGGGGCTGACAGCCTTCAAAAGCTGCTAAAATTGCTGCAAATACTCGATTTAATCGCCTCTTCAGACGAAATTGAAGTCATTGACCCCCTGTTTGCCGGACTTTCGCCTGTTTCAAACGAGGCAGAACGTTTCCATAAGGTTTTCAGTTACCTGATCGACCATTATCAGCAGGAAATCAGTCTGCAAACCATAGCTGGGATTGCCAACCTCACACCCACATCCTTTTGCCGGTACTTTAAGGAGGTTACCCGTAAAACCCTGGTAGAAATAGTGAATGAACTCAGAATCAACCTGGCTTGTCAGCTGCTTCGTATGTCAGTAAAACCTGTAAATGAGATTTGTTTTGAATGTGGTTTTGGAAATATATCGTACATTCCATTAGTAAGCATATTCATCAGGTTTTATGGTCAGGTATTGCCGGCTTCTTCAATTCCAAACCTGATTGCTTCTTCCAGGACATCGGTATTTATGTCGTTCAGGGTCTTGAATTTTATGCAATACCCTGTCACTTTTGCCTTCCCCAGCCTGCTTCCATAGGTGTTGGCAAGGAATTGTTTATCGCTGATTCCCAGTATATAGACTGAAATTCCCGTGGTATTGGCACTGAGGCCTATCCTGAAGAAATCCTTGCTCTTGCCATTGGCATAGCTGATAGTCTGTAGGCCATAACCGATGGTAGGATTGCTGACAACCTTATTTTCTTCGTTTATCCCGGTATCGAACCACAACCTGCCTTCGGGAATAATCTTCAATACCAGCCGGTGTAATGCCAGCATTTCGGTTTGTTTGGGTTCGGGCAGACTTTCAATATGTTGGTTGATTTGTTGCTGTATGTTCATGAGGATTGGTTTATAAGAAAACCGGGTTGTCAAAGTTTTGTTTAGCATGCCAGATTCCGGATAATTAAGGTTCTGTGGATAAAGGTAGGGGAGTTTTTGGTTTGATGGATGAAGGGAGAAGGAGAGTGGGAGAGTGGGAGAGTGGGAGAGTGGGAGAGTGGGAGAGTGAGGGGTGCGGGAGTGGGGAGGTGGGGAGTGTATCAGTATTCCTGGGAAATTATCTTTAATTCAAACTTTTGGCTATTACTGAGGATTAGTGATTTGTAAGCTCGGCACGGCAATGGCTCGGCAGATGGAACGCGCCTGCCTGACGGCGAGGCAGGGATGACGCGGATTTCAACGCGGATTTACACGGATTTAATTCATCTAATTGGAGGACCAACAACCTATATCAAAGTCCCAAGTCCCAT
This window harbors:
- a CDS encoding AraC family transcriptional regulator; this encodes MKPSFEQLTKGIGSSISVTGLSLPGFEGPYHFHPEMELTWIQQGTGKRYVGSKVSEFEKDDLVLLGANIPHCWKTTGETPEGSARAMVIQFRQDFAGDAFLNLPELGKIQKLFEKAKAGILIKGKTRKQIITLLKALSGADSLQKLLKLLQILDLIASSDEIEVIDPLFAGLSPVSNEAERFHKVFSYLIDHYQQEISLQTIAGIANLTPTSFCRYFKEVTRKTLVEIVNELRINLACQLLRMSVKPVNEICFECGFGNISYIPLVSIFIRFYGQVLPASSIPNLIASSRTSVFMSFRVLNFMQYPVTFAFPSLLP